From Arachis hypogaea cultivar Tifrunner chromosome 3, arahy.Tifrunner.gnm2.J5K5, whole genome shotgun sequence:
tgtATTAATgccataatatttaaaaaaatgatactATACATTAATAAACttatttaagaaattaatttattcaaaacagGATAGTCATGACACGTTAATATAAGCAGAAAGTACATGCGTACAGCTACGAAAAATATTGTGTGTGGCAAAAGGTTAAATTTTAGCCACGTAACAATGTTTCGTGATAAATAGAAGATACGGTCATTTATTTTTATCACAATTTAATGTTCGTAGTTAAAATTTGGTGGCTAAACCCCATTTTTGTGGTAGTGTATGACACAGTAAAGAAACTTTCTGCTGCATCTCCTATCTCGGTCACTGTTTTCATCCGCTATATGCATCTTCTTATTTGTTGTTCTTCACCAcatttgcatttttttctttgtttttcttcgcGCCTCGTCTTCTCAGTCTCTTCGCTGCGCAGAGGAGAGAATGTGATTGTGATGgaagagaaaaagaataagagaTTCAGTGACAGTGGTAAGAAAATTGATGGAAGTAAGGTGAAGAGATTAAATTAAAGAATTGAGAGTGTTCAAAAGATAGAAGAGTGACACGCAGTAACGAGTGGAGGTGCTTGGTGTGAATTGGGTGCGTAGAGAATTTGGTATATAATTGAGATGAAATCTAagaggccagcaatttttgtgttttgtggccactacttaataatcaaaagaaaaatgagtaattttttatcattggatgtaatctcacaccattaaaaatactattgatagccaattgataattacaaaacacaaaaattgctagCCTCGTACTCTTCTATAATTTATTTGAATAGTTAATATATActgtcaaaatataaaaattaattttagtgactaattttaatgtataaataatatatttaaaaaaactgaatattagttaaaaagttaattatttatcACTCTTTTCCGGAATATCTTAAACAGATGTATATGAAtttaaatatacaaataatattatgattttaaaagtaaaaacaatATAAGTAGATCTATCTTATCATATTATCCATATCCGCATACATGTATATATGGTGCATATGAATGTAGCTATGCTGGTAAAGGTTCAAAGTGAgttctttattattttaattgaatttcattttataCATATGCAGAGTGGTCCAAGACTGAAAATATCACGGGTTGGCAGCCAACAAACAAATAACCGAAAATGCTTTGTGGGGGCAATGTCACATGTATTAGGCGACTAGTGTCACTTCACTCTTCATTGCCTCTGGGTCCCTTCCCAAACCGCTCATTCTTTCTCTCTTAACTTACATTACTAACAATACTAAGATGGAACCCAAGTACCTTGTAGCCtccaaattttgataaaataccaattattttgattcttgataaCTACATCTGCCATATACTGCATAAATGTTCTTACACCCTTTAAAAAGTCTATTGGGTTAATTGGTTAAGTGATTATTTTATTTGTcgttgaaatttgaatttattttatgtatgcaataatttattatatataataataaatttttaaataaaattcagattacaaaaattaatttttaatcaatcAAGTTGAAAAAtatgatgaaaaataaaaaaagaaattctaTGGAGGTCCAGATTTAAATTCGTGTAATGAGTGTTCCCTAGTAAGATAGATGGCATAAGTAAAGAACAAATATAGGTAAGATATAATCTGCcttaaaataaaatgtttatatttaggaaaaagttttaaacttttaataatttttaatattttttgtcatcaTTTAACCATTACAAATACTAAAAATTTAATAAGTAAATTTTGCTAATTTAATATATAcaaattctaaaaattataaataaaattatattaatttatgtgaacaaaattttaataaatataagtgcagattatatattttttgtgtacaaaacttttataaatataaatacaaattattattggtcaaatacgataaaaataataatatttattgatgatatagcattattttttttaaatataaatgatgattttatttaaaaaagtataaGGTATCAatatattatctgccaacttaataccaataataattaattattatatgccAAAAAAcaataactcaaatgacatagtcttccaTGGTATAAtctcctcatactcaattaagaagttgtGGGTTCGCAAAAATGTTGTCAGTAACATAGCGAAACTGTTTTATTTAAAGCAATAATAACATATATTCCGATCAAAGTCATTGCTATTACATACAAAGtttgtgataaaaaaaaacaCTAGGGTGGGCGCTAATAAGATGGAGCCCATGGTAGTAGCCTTTTGCTTAGGTCTAAAAAAAACAGCAGCAAACCCTATACTAAGAACTAAGAAGAgaggatgatgataataataataaatttaaagcaGTAGTGTACTACTAATGGGACACACATGCAGAGAGCAGAGAAGGAgtagtaattaaaaaaaatgctaaTTAGCTctatgattaataattaattatatattagtagtagtagcaTTATTACATAAGTAAGCTCCTAATAATGGCTGCTTGTGCGGTATTTGAGTCTGTGTTGGCCAAAAGCTGGGACAATCGGTCGCTAAGATCATCAACCTCTCTATGCAAGGTCTTAATGTAGCTACAAGTCTCTTGTAACACCTTTGCCGCAGAAACCTATAGAATAATAATGAATTAATAAGTTGTTATTAGAAATAgtagtatatttatatttaagaagAAGAATGAGGTTGCATTGTGGGACCTTGTCGGAATGCGTAGAGCGGAGCTGAGGGATGAGTTGTTGCAACTTGGAGACGAGATCGGTGATTTGAGCATCGGTCATCCCGGCGGAAGTTGGAGCACCCGAAGAGGATCTTCTGCTGGACATTGTATGTGttccaaataaaataa
This genomic window contains:
- the LOC112736073 gene encoding transcription factor PRE6, with protein sequence MSSRRSSSGAPTSAGMTDAQITDLVSKLQQLIPQLRSTHSDKVSAAKVLQETCSYIKTLHREVDDLSDRLSQLLANTDSNTAQAAIIRSLLM